A stretch of Solenopsis invicta isolate M01_SB chromosome 9, UNIL_Sinv_3.0, whole genome shotgun sequence DNA encodes these proteins:
- the LOC105194445 gene encoding gamma-aminobutyric acid receptor subunit beta isoform X21 — MGSFHAVSGSFVLLVATVVLLPATHHTPFAYAATGGGSMLGDVNISAILDSFSISYDKRVRPNYGGPPVEVGVTMYVLSISSVSEVLMDFTLDFYFRQFWTDPRLAFKPRAGVETLSVGSEFIKNIWVPDTFFVNEKQSYFHIATTSNEFIRIHHSGSITRSIRLTITASCPMNLQYFPMDRQLCHIEIESFGYTMRDIRYKWNEGPNSVGVSNEVSLPQFKVLGHRQRAMEISLTTGNYSRLACEIQFVRSMGYYLIQIYIPSGLIVIISWVSFWLNRNATPARVALGVTTVLTMTTLMSSTNAALPKISYVKSIDVYLGTCFVMVFASLLEYATVGYMAKRIQMRKNRFQKIAESMKAASENPGPRVPGDHGDHAPKQTVRFKVHDPKAHSKGGTLENTINGRADEESAGAPQHIIHPSKDITKLYGMSRPCITPSDIDKYSRIVFPVCFVCFNLMYWIIYLHISDVVADDLVLLEEAK, encoded by the exons AACTGGCGGCGGCAGTATGCTGGGCGACGTGAACATCTCTGCGATATTGGACTCCTTCTCCATCAGTTACGATAAAAGAGTAAGGCCGAACTACGGAG GTCCGCCCGTGGAAGTCGGCGTCACCATGTATGTCCTCAGCATCAGCTCCGTGTCCGAGGTGTTGATG GACTTCACGTTGGATTTTTACTTCCGACAATTCTGGACGGATCCACGGCTCGCGTTCAAGCCCCGAGCGGGCGTCGAGACGCTCAGCGTCGGTTCAGAATTCATCAAGAACATTTGGGTACCCGACACCTTCTTCGTCAACGAGAAGCAATCGTACTTTCACATCGCTACCACCAGCAACGAGTTCATTCGTATTCACCACTCGGGAAGCATCACGCGTAGTATACG CTTAACGATTACAGCGTCGTGTCCCATGAACTTGCAGTATTTCCCGATGGACCGACAACTGTGCCATATCGAGATCGAGAGCT TCGGATACACGATGAGGGACATCCGGTACAAGTGGAACGAGGGCCCAAACAGCGTCGGGGTCAGCAACGAGGTCTCCCTGCCTCAGTTCAAGGTCCTCGGTCATCGTCAACGCGCCATGGAGATTAGTCTTACCACCG GGAATTACTCGCGGCTGGCCTGCGAGATCCAGTTCGTACGGTCGATGGGCTACTACCTGATCCAGATCTACATACCCTCAGGGCTGATTGTCATAATATCGTGGGTGAGCTTTTGGCTAAACCGAAACGCGACCCCCGCTCGGGTGGCCCTCGGAGTAACCACTGTGCTCACTATGACGACCCTAATGTCCTCGACGAACGCGGCGCTACCAAAGATCTCCTACGTCAAGTCCATCGACGTCTATCTGGGCACCTGCTTCGTCATGGTCTTTGCCTCGTTGCTCG AATACGCTACGGTGGGCTACATGGCGAAGAGGATTCAGATGCGGAAAAATCGCTTCCAAAAGATAGCCGAGAGCATGAAGGCCGCGAGCGAAAATCCAGGACCCCGCGTGCCCGGTGATCATGGCGATCATGCGCCTAAGCAAACT GTGCGGTTCAAGGTGCACGACCCAAAGGCACACAGCAAAGGTGGGACTCTCGAGAACACCATAAACGGTCGTGCCGATGAAGAATCGGCAGGTGCGCCGCAACATATTATTCATCCTAGCAAGGACATCACCAAGCTCTACGGTATGAGTAGACCAT GCATAACGCCGTCGGACATCGACAAGTACTCCCGTATCGTATTCCCGGTATGTTTCGTTTGCTTCAATCTGATGTACTGGATCATTTACCTTCACATCAGCGACGTGGTCGCGGACGACCTCGTGCTGCTCGAGGAGGCCAAGTAA
- the LOC105194445 gene encoding gamma-aminobutyric acid receptor subunit beta isoform X11 has translation MGSFHAVSGSFVLLVATVVLLPATHHTPFAYAATGGGSMLGDVNISAILDSFSISYDKRVRPNYGGPPVEVGVTMYVLSISSLSEVKMDFTLDFYFRQFWTDPRLAFKPRAGVETLSVGSEFIKNIWVPDTFFVNEKQSYFHIATTSNEFIRIHHSGSITRSIRLTITASCPMNLQYFPMDRQLCHIEIESFGYTMRDIRYKWNSGLQSVGISNEVELPQFRVLGHRQRQTTIHLSTGNYSRLACEIQFVRSMGYYLIQIYIPSGLIVIISWVSFWLNRNATPARVALGVTTVLTMTTLMSSTNAALPKISYVKSIDVYLGTCFVMVFASLLEYATVGYMAKRIQMRKNRFQKIAESMKAASENPGPRVPGDHGDHAPKQTWSHVVQEVRFKVHDPKAHSKGGTLENTINGRADEESAGAPQHIIHPSKDITKLYGMSRPCITPSDIDKYSRIVFPVCFVCFNLMYWIIYLHISDVVADDLVLLEEAK, from the exons AACTGGCGGCGGCAGTATGCTGGGCGACGTGAACATCTCTGCGATATTGGACTCCTTCTCCATCAGTTACGATAAAAGAGTAAGGCCGAACTACGGAG GTCCTCCCGTCGAGGTGGGCGTCACCATGTACGTCTTGAGTATCAGCTCCCTATCCGAAGTGAAAATG GACTTCACGTTGGATTTTTACTTCCGACAATTCTGGACGGATCCACGGCTCGCGTTCAAGCCCCGAGCGGGCGTCGAGACGCTCAGCGTCGGTTCAGAATTCATCAAGAACATTTGGGTACCCGACACCTTCTTCGTCAACGAGAAGCAATCGTACTTTCACATCGCTACCACCAGCAACGAGTTCATTCGTATTCACCACTCGGGAAGCATCACGCGTAGTATACG CTTAACGATTACAGCGTCGTGTCCCATGAACTTGCAGTATTTCCCGATGGACCGACAACTGTGCCATATCGAGATCGAGAGCT TTGGATACACAATGCGCGATATTCGGTACAAATGGAACTCCGGCCTACAGTCGGTCGGCATCTCGAACGAGGTGGAACTACCGCAGTTTCGCGTGCTCGGTCACAGGCAACGACAGACAACCATACACCTATCTACAG GGAATTACTCGCGGCTGGCCTGCGAGATCCAGTTCGTACGGTCGATGGGCTACTACCTGATCCAGATCTACATACCCTCAGGGCTGATTGTCATAATATCGTGGGTGAGCTTTTGGCTAAACCGAAACGCGACCCCCGCTCGGGTGGCCCTCGGAGTAACCACTGTGCTCACTATGACGACCCTAATGTCCTCGACGAACGCGGCGCTACCAAAGATCTCCTACGTCAAGTCCATCGACGTCTATCTGGGCACCTGCTTCGTCATGGTCTTTGCCTCGTTGCTCG AATACGCTACGGTGGGCTACATGGCGAAGAGGATTCAGATGCGGAAAAATCGCTTCCAAAAGATAGCCGAGAGCATGAAGGCCGCGAGCGAAAATCCAGGACCCCGCGTGCCCGGTGATCATGGCGATCATGCGCCTAAGCAAACT TGGTCCCATGTTGTCCAGGAGGTGCGGTTCAAGGTGCACGACCCAAAGGCACACAGCAAAGGTGGGACTCTCGAGAACACCATAAACGGTCGTGCCGATGAAGAATCGGCAGGTGCGCCGCAACATATTATTCATCCTAGCAAGGACATCACCAAGCTCTACGGTATGAGTAGACCAT GCATAACGCCGTCGGACATCGACAAGTACTCCCGTATCGTATTCCCGGTATGTTTCGTTTGCTTCAATCTGATGTACTGGATCATTTACCTTCACATCAGCGACGTGGTCGCGGACGACCTCGTGCTGCTCGAGGAGGCCAAGTAA
- the LOC105194445 gene encoding gamma-aminobutyric acid receptor subunit beta isoform X12 translates to MGSFHAVSGSFVLLVATVVLLPATHHTPFAYAATGGGSMLGDVNISAILDSFSISYDKRVRPNYGGPPVEVGVTMYVLSISSVSEVLMDFTLDFYFRQFWTDPRLAFKPRAGVETLSVGSEFIKNIWVPDTFFVNEKQSYFHIATTSNEFIRIHHSGSITRSIRLTITASCPMNLQYFPMDRQLCHIEIESFGYTMRDIRYKWNEGPNSVGVSNEVSLPQFKVLGHRQRAMEISLTTGNYSRLACEIQFVRSMGYYLIQIYIPSGLIVIISWVSFWLNRNATPARVALGVTTVLTMTTLMSSTNAALPKISYVKSIDVYLGTCFVMVFASLLEYATVGYMAKRIQMRKNRFQKIAESMKAASENPGPRVPGDHGDHAPKQTWSHVVQEVRFKVHDPKAHSKGGTLENTINGRADEESAGAPQHIIHPSKDITKLYGMSRPCITPSDIDKYSRIVFPVCFVCFNLMYWIIYLHISDVVADDLVLLEEAK, encoded by the exons AACTGGCGGCGGCAGTATGCTGGGCGACGTGAACATCTCTGCGATATTGGACTCCTTCTCCATCAGTTACGATAAAAGAGTAAGGCCGAACTACGGAG GTCCGCCCGTGGAAGTCGGCGTCACCATGTATGTCCTCAGCATCAGCTCCGTGTCCGAGGTGTTGATG GACTTCACGTTGGATTTTTACTTCCGACAATTCTGGACGGATCCACGGCTCGCGTTCAAGCCCCGAGCGGGCGTCGAGACGCTCAGCGTCGGTTCAGAATTCATCAAGAACATTTGGGTACCCGACACCTTCTTCGTCAACGAGAAGCAATCGTACTTTCACATCGCTACCACCAGCAACGAGTTCATTCGTATTCACCACTCGGGAAGCATCACGCGTAGTATACG CTTAACGATTACAGCGTCGTGTCCCATGAACTTGCAGTATTTCCCGATGGACCGACAACTGTGCCATATCGAGATCGAGAGCT TCGGATACACGATGAGGGACATCCGGTACAAGTGGAACGAGGGCCCAAACAGCGTCGGGGTCAGCAACGAGGTCTCCCTGCCTCAGTTCAAGGTCCTCGGTCATCGTCAACGCGCCATGGAGATTAGTCTTACCACCG GGAATTACTCGCGGCTGGCCTGCGAGATCCAGTTCGTACGGTCGATGGGCTACTACCTGATCCAGATCTACATACCCTCAGGGCTGATTGTCATAATATCGTGGGTGAGCTTTTGGCTAAACCGAAACGCGACCCCCGCTCGGGTGGCCCTCGGAGTAACCACTGTGCTCACTATGACGACCCTAATGTCCTCGACGAACGCGGCGCTACCAAAGATCTCCTACGTCAAGTCCATCGACGTCTATCTGGGCACCTGCTTCGTCATGGTCTTTGCCTCGTTGCTCG AATACGCTACGGTGGGCTACATGGCGAAGAGGATTCAGATGCGGAAAAATCGCTTCCAAAAGATAGCCGAGAGCATGAAGGCCGCGAGCGAAAATCCAGGACCCCGCGTGCCCGGTGATCATGGCGATCATGCGCCTAAGCAAACT TGGTCCCATGTTGTCCAGGAGGTGCGGTTCAAGGTGCACGACCCAAAGGCACACAGCAAAGGTGGGACTCTCGAGAACACCATAAACGGTCGTGCCGATGAAGAATCGGCAGGTGCGCCGCAACATATTATTCATCCTAGCAAGGACATCACCAAGCTCTACGGTATGAGTAGACCAT GCATAACGCCGTCGGACATCGACAAGTACTCCCGTATCGTATTCCCGGTATGTTTCGTTTGCTTCAATCTGATGTACTGGATCATTTACCTTCACATCAGCGACGTGGTCGCGGACGACCTCGTGCTGCTCGAGGAGGCCAAGTAA
- the LOC105194445 gene encoding gamma-aminobutyric acid receptor subunit beta isoform X10 → MGSFHAVSGSFVLLVATVVLLPATHHTPFAYAATGGGSMLGDVNISAILDSFSISYDKRVRPNYGGPPVEVGVTMYVLSISSLSEVKMSPVSYQDFTLDFYFRQFWTDPRLAFKPRAGVETLSVGSEFIKNIWVPDTFFVNEKQSYFHIATTSNEFIRIHHSGSITRSIRLTITASCPMNLQYFPMDRQLCHIEIESFGYTMRDIRYKWNEGPNSVGVSNEVSLPQFKVLGHRQRAMEISLTTGNYSRLACEIQFVRSMGYYLIQIYIPSGLIVIISWVSFWLNRNATPARVALGVTTVLTMTTLMSSTNAALPKISYVKSIDVYLGTCFVMVFASLLEYATVGYMAKRIQMRKNRFQKIAESMKAASENPGPRVPGDHGDHAPKQTEVRFKVHDPKAHSKGGTLENTINGRADEESAGAPQHIIHPSKDITKLYGMSRPCITPSDIDKYSRIVFPVCFVCFNLMYWIIYLHISDVVADDLVLLEEAK, encoded by the exons AACTGGCGGCGGCAGTATGCTGGGCGACGTGAACATCTCTGCGATATTGGACTCCTTCTCCATCAGTTACGATAAAAGAGTAAGGCCGAACTACGGAG GTCCTCCCGTCGAGGTGGGCGTCACCATGTACGTCTTGAGTATCAGCTCCCTATCCGAAGTGAAAATG TCACCTGTGTCGTACCAGGACTTCACGTTGGATTTTTACTTCCGACAATTCTGGACGGATCCACGGCTCGCGTTCAAGCCCCGAGCGGGCGTCGAGACGCTCAGCGTCGGTTCAGAATTCATCAAGAACATTTGGGTACCCGACACCTTCTTCGTCAACGAGAAGCAATCGTACTTTCACATCGCTACCACCAGCAACGAGTTCATTCGTATTCACCACTCGGGAAGCATCACGCGTAGTATACG CTTAACGATTACAGCGTCGTGTCCCATGAACTTGCAGTATTTCCCGATGGACCGACAACTGTGCCATATCGAGATCGAGAGCT TCGGATACACGATGAGGGACATCCGGTACAAGTGGAACGAGGGCCCAAACAGCGTCGGGGTCAGCAACGAGGTCTCCCTGCCTCAGTTCAAGGTCCTCGGTCATCGTCAACGCGCCATGGAGATTAGTCTTACCACCG GGAATTACTCGCGGCTGGCCTGCGAGATCCAGTTCGTACGGTCGATGGGCTACTACCTGATCCAGATCTACATACCCTCAGGGCTGATTGTCATAATATCGTGGGTGAGCTTTTGGCTAAACCGAAACGCGACCCCCGCTCGGGTGGCCCTCGGAGTAACCACTGTGCTCACTATGACGACCCTAATGTCCTCGACGAACGCGGCGCTACCAAAGATCTCCTACGTCAAGTCCATCGACGTCTATCTGGGCACCTGCTTCGTCATGGTCTTTGCCTCGTTGCTCG AATACGCTACGGTGGGCTACATGGCGAAGAGGATTCAGATGCGGAAAAATCGCTTCCAAAAGATAGCCGAGAGCATGAAGGCCGCGAGCGAAAATCCAGGACCCCGCGTGCCCGGTGATCATGGCGATCATGCGCCTAAGCAAACT GAGGTGCGGTTCAAGGTGCACGACCCAAAGGCACACAGCAAAGGTGGGACTCTCGAGAACACCATAAACGGTCGTGCCGATGAAGAATCGGCAGGTGCGCCGCAACATATTATTCATCCTAGCAAGGACATCACCAAGCTCTACGGTATGAGTAGACCAT GCATAACGCCGTCGGACATCGACAAGTACTCCCGTATCGTATTCCCGGTATGTTTCGTTTGCTTCAATCTGATGTACTGGATCATTTACCTTCACATCAGCGACGTGGTCGCGGACGACCTCGTGCTGCTCGAGGAGGCCAAGTAA
- the LOC105194445 gene encoding gamma-aminobutyric acid receptor subunit beta isoform X6 translates to MGSFHAVSGSFVLLVATVVLLPATHHTPFAYAATGGGSMLGDVNISAILDSFSISYDKRVRPNYGGPPVEVGVTMYVLSISSLSEVKMDFTLDFYFRQFWTDPRLAFKPRAGVETLSVGSEFIKNIWVPDTFFVNEKQSYFHIATTSNEFIRIHHSGSITRSIRLTITASCPMNLQYFPMDRQLCHIEIESFGYTMRDIRYKWNSGLQSVGISNEVELPQFRVLGHRQRQTTIHLSTVGYTMRDIRYKWNEGPNSVGVSNEVSLPQFKVLGHRQRAMEISLTTGNYSRLACEIQFVRSMGYYLIQIYIPSGLIVIISWVSFWLNRNATPARVALGVTTVLTMTTLMSSTNAALPKISYVKSIDVYLGTCFVMVFASLLEYATVGYMAKRIQMRKNRFQKIAESMKAASENPGPRVPGDHGDHAPKQTEVRFKVHDPKAHSKGGTLENTINGRADEESAGAPQHIIHPSKDITKLYGMSRPCITPSDIDKYSRIVFPVCFVCFNLMYWIIYLHISDVVADDLVLLEEAK, encoded by the exons AACTGGCGGCGGCAGTATGCTGGGCGACGTGAACATCTCTGCGATATTGGACTCCTTCTCCATCAGTTACGATAAAAGAGTAAGGCCGAACTACGGAG GTCCTCCCGTCGAGGTGGGCGTCACCATGTACGTCTTGAGTATCAGCTCCCTATCCGAAGTGAAAATG GACTTCACGTTGGATTTTTACTTCCGACAATTCTGGACGGATCCACGGCTCGCGTTCAAGCCCCGAGCGGGCGTCGAGACGCTCAGCGTCGGTTCAGAATTCATCAAGAACATTTGGGTACCCGACACCTTCTTCGTCAACGAGAAGCAATCGTACTTTCACATCGCTACCACCAGCAACGAGTTCATTCGTATTCACCACTCGGGAAGCATCACGCGTAGTATACG CTTAACGATTACAGCGTCGTGTCCCATGAACTTGCAGTATTTCCCGATGGACCGACAACTGTGCCATATCGAGATCGAGAGCT TTGGATACACAATGCGCGATATTCGGTACAAATGGAACTCCGGCCTACAGTCGGTCGGCATCTCGAACGAGGTGGAACTACCGCAGTTTCGCGTGCTCGGTCACAGGCAACGACAGACAACCATACACCTATCTACAG TCGGATACACGATGAGGGACATCCGGTACAAGTGGAACGAGGGCCCAAACAGCGTCGGGGTCAGCAACGAGGTCTCCCTGCCTCAGTTCAAGGTCCTCGGTCATCGTCAACGCGCCATGGAGATTAGTCTTACCACCG GGAATTACTCGCGGCTGGCCTGCGAGATCCAGTTCGTACGGTCGATGGGCTACTACCTGATCCAGATCTACATACCCTCAGGGCTGATTGTCATAATATCGTGGGTGAGCTTTTGGCTAAACCGAAACGCGACCCCCGCTCGGGTGGCCCTCGGAGTAACCACTGTGCTCACTATGACGACCCTAATGTCCTCGACGAACGCGGCGCTACCAAAGATCTCCTACGTCAAGTCCATCGACGTCTATCTGGGCACCTGCTTCGTCATGGTCTTTGCCTCGTTGCTCG AATACGCTACGGTGGGCTACATGGCGAAGAGGATTCAGATGCGGAAAAATCGCTTCCAAAAGATAGCCGAGAGCATGAAGGCCGCGAGCGAAAATCCAGGACCCCGCGTGCCCGGTGATCATGGCGATCATGCGCCTAAGCAAACT GAGGTGCGGTTCAAGGTGCACGACCCAAAGGCACACAGCAAAGGTGGGACTCTCGAGAACACCATAAACGGTCGTGCCGATGAAGAATCGGCAGGTGCGCCGCAACATATTATTCATCCTAGCAAGGACATCACCAAGCTCTACGGTATGAGTAGACCAT GCATAACGCCGTCGGACATCGACAAGTACTCCCGTATCGTATTCCCGGTATGTTTCGTTTGCTTCAATCTGATGTACTGGATCATTTACCTTCACATCAGCGACGTGGTCGCGGACGACCTCGTGCTGCTCGAGGAGGCCAAGTAA
- the LOC105194445 gene encoding gamma-aminobutyric acid receptor subunit beta isoform X8, giving the protein MGSFHAVSGSFVLLVATVVLLPATHHTPFAYAATGGGSMLGDVNISAILDSFSISYDKRVRPNYGGPPVEVGVTMYVLSISSLSEVKMSPVSYQDFTLDFYFRQFWTDPRLAFKPRAGVETLSVGSEFIKNIWVPDTFFVNEKQSYFHIATTSNEFIRIHHSGSITRSIRLTITASCPMNLQYFPMDRQLCHIEIESFGYTMRDIRYKWNSGLQSVGISNEVELPQFRVLGHRQRQTTIHLSTGNYSRLACEIQFVRSMGYYLIQIYIPSGLIVIISWVSFWLNRNATPARVALGVTTVLTMTTLMSSTNAALPKISYVKSIDVYLGTCFVMVFASLLEYATVGYMAKRIQMRKNRFQKIAESMKAASENPGPRVPGDHGDHAPKQTWSHVVQEVRFKVHDPKAHSKGGTLENTINGRADEESAGAPQHIIHPSKDITKLYGMSRPCITPSDIDKYSRIVFPVCFVCFNLMYWIIYLHISDVVADDLVLLEEAK; this is encoded by the exons AACTGGCGGCGGCAGTATGCTGGGCGACGTGAACATCTCTGCGATATTGGACTCCTTCTCCATCAGTTACGATAAAAGAGTAAGGCCGAACTACGGAG GTCCTCCCGTCGAGGTGGGCGTCACCATGTACGTCTTGAGTATCAGCTCCCTATCCGAAGTGAAAATG TCACCTGTGTCGTACCAGGACTTCACGTTGGATTTTTACTTCCGACAATTCTGGACGGATCCACGGCTCGCGTTCAAGCCCCGAGCGGGCGTCGAGACGCTCAGCGTCGGTTCAGAATTCATCAAGAACATTTGGGTACCCGACACCTTCTTCGTCAACGAGAAGCAATCGTACTTTCACATCGCTACCACCAGCAACGAGTTCATTCGTATTCACCACTCGGGAAGCATCACGCGTAGTATACG CTTAACGATTACAGCGTCGTGTCCCATGAACTTGCAGTATTTCCCGATGGACCGACAACTGTGCCATATCGAGATCGAGAGCT TTGGATACACAATGCGCGATATTCGGTACAAATGGAACTCCGGCCTACAGTCGGTCGGCATCTCGAACGAGGTGGAACTACCGCAGTTTCGCGTGCTCGGTCACAGGCAACGACAGACAACCATACACCTATCTACAG GGAATTACTCGCGGCTGGCCTGCGAGATCCAGTTCGTACGGTCGATGGGCTACTACCTGATCCAGATCTACATACCCTCAGGGCTGATTGTCATAATATCGTGGGTGAGCTTTTGGCTAAACCGAAACGCGACCCCCGCTCGGGTGGCCCTCGGAGTAACCACTGTGCTCACTATGACGACCCTAATGTCCTCGACGAACGCGGCGCTACCAAAGATCTCCTACGTCAAGTCCATCGACGTCTATCTGGGCACCTGCTTCGTCATGGTCTTTGCCTCGTTGCTCG AATACGCTACGGTGGGCTACATGGCGAAGAGGATTCAGATGCGGAAAAATCGCTTCCAAAAGATAGCCGAGAGCATGAAGGCCGCGAGCGAAAATCCAGGACCCCGCGTGCCCGGTGATCATGGCGATCATGCGCCTAAGCAAACT TGGTCCCATGTTGTCCAGGAGGTGCGGTTCAAGGTGCACGACCCAAAGGCACACAGCAAAGGTGGGACTCTCGAGAACACCATAAACGGTCGTGCCGATGAAGAATCGGCAGGTGCGCCGCAACATATTATTCATCCTAGCAAGGACATCACCAAGCTCTACGGTATGAGTAGACCAT GCATAACGCCGTCGGACATCGACAAGTACTCCCGTATCGTATTCCCGGTATGTTTCGTTTGCTTCAATCTGATGTACTGGATCATTTACCTTCACATCAGCGACGTGGTCGCGGACGACCTCGTGCTGCTCGAGGAGGCCAAGTAA
- the LOC105194445 gene encoding gamma-aminobutyric acid receptor subunit beta isoform X3, which yields MGSFHAVSGSFVLLVATVVLLPATHHTPFAYAATGGGSMLGDVNISAILDSFSISYDKRVRPNYGGPPVEVGVTMYVLSISSLSEVKMSPVSYQDFTLDFYFRQFWTDPRLAFKPRAGVETLSVGSEFIKNIWVPDTFFVNEKQSYFHIATTSNEFIRIHHSGSITRSIRLTITASCPMNLQYFPMDRQLCHIEIESFGYTMRDIRYKWNSGLQSVGISNEVELPQFRVLGHRQRQTTIHLSTVGYTMRDIRYKWNEGPNSVGVSNEVSLPQFKVLGHRQRAMEISLTTGNYSRLACEIQFVRSMGYYLIQIYIPSGLIVIISWVSFWLNRNATPARVALGVTTVLTMTTLMSSTNAALPKISYVKSIDVYLGTCFVMVFASLLEYATVGYMAKRIQMRKNRFQKIAESMKAASENPGPRVPGDHGDHAPKQTEVRFKVHDPKAHSKGGTLENTINGRADEESAGAPQHIIHPSKDITKLYGMSRPCITPSDIDKYSRIVFPVCFVCFNLMYWIIYLHISDVVADDLVLLEEAK from the exons AACTGGCGGCGGCAGTATGCTGGGCGACGTGAACATCTCTGCGATATTGGACTCCTTCTCCATCAGTTACGATAAAAGAGTAAGGCCGAACTACGGAG GTCCTCCCGTCGAGGTGGGCGTCACCATGTACGTCTTGAGTATCAGCTCCCTATCCGAAGTGAAAATG TCACCTGTGTCGTACCAGGACTTCACGTTGGATTTTTACTTCCGACAATTCTGGACGGATCCACGGCTCGCGTTCAAGCCCCGAGCGGGCGTCGAGACGCTCAGCGTCGGTTCAGAATTCATCAAGAACATTTGGGTACCCGACACCTTCTTCGTCAACGAGAAGCAATCGTACTTTCACATCGCTACCACCAGCAACGAGTTCATTCGTATTCACCACTCGGGAAGCATCACGCGTAGTATACG CTTAACGATTACAGCGTCGTGTCCCATGAACTTGCAGTATTTCCCGATGGACCGACAACTGTGCCATATCGAGATCGAGAGCT TTGGATACACAATGCGCGATATTCGGTACAAATGGAACTCCGGCCTACAGTCGGTCGGCATCTCGAACGAGGTGGAACTACCGCAGTTTCGCGTGCTCGGTCACAGGCAACGACAGACAACCATACACCTATCTACAG TCGGATACACGATGAGGGACATCCGGTACAAGTGGAACGAGGGCCCAAACAGCGTCGGGGTCAGCAACGAGGTCTCCCTGCCTCAGTTCAAGGTCCTCGGTCATCGTCAACGCGCCATGGAGATTAGTCTTACCACCG GGAATTACTCGCGGCTGGCCTGCGAGATCCAGTTCGTACGGTCGATGGGCTACTACCTGATCCAGATCTACATACCCTCAGGGCTGATTGTCATAATATCGTGGGTGAGCTTTTGGCTAAACCGAAACGCGACCCCCGCTCGGGTGGCCCTCGGAGTAACCACTGTGCTCACTATGACGACCCTAATGTCCTCGACGAACGCGGCGCTACCAAAGATCTCCTACGTCAAGTCCATCGACGTCTATCTGGGCACCTGCTTCGTCATGGTCTTTGCCTCGTTGCTCG AATACGCTACGGTGGGCTACATGGCGAAGAGGATTCAGATGCGGAAAAATCGCTTCCAAAAGATAGCCGAGAGCATGAAGGCCGCGAGCGAAAATCCAGGACCCCGCGTGCCCGGTGATCATGGCGATCATGCGCCTAAGCAAACT GAGGTGCGGTTCAAGGTGCACGACCCAAAGGCACACAGCAAAGGTGGGACTCTCGAGAACACCATAAACGGTCGTGCCGATGAAGAATCGGCAGGTGCGCCGCAACATATTATTCATCCTAGCAAGGACATCACCAAGCTCTACGGTATGAGTAGACCAT GCATAACGCCGTCGGACATCGACAAGTACTCCCGTATCGTATTCCCGGTATGTTTCGTTTGCTTCAATCTGATGTACTGGATCATTTACCTTCACATCAGCGACGTGGTCGCGGACGACCTCGTGCTGCTCGAGGAGGCCAAGTAA